GCCGGGCTGTCGAGCAGCTCGTAGATCATGCGGGCGTTGACCAGCGACCGCTCGAGGCTGACCTGGACGCGGGCGAGCCGGCGCGCCGGGTCGTAGGCGAGCAGCAGCGCGGTGATGAAGCCGAACACCGAGCCGGGCGGCGTGCCGTCGCTGGTGACGCGCCACGCGGCATAGGCGATGACGCCGGCGACCGCGAAGCCGGCGAGGATCTCCGAGATCGGCGTCACGCGCTCGGACACCCGGGCGATCTTGTTGGCCCGGCTTTCCGCCTCGGCGATCAGCCCCGACATCTTGGCGGAAAGCTGCTCCTCCATGGTGAAGGCCTTGACCACGGCGATGCCCTGCGTCGCCTCCTGCATGGCCCCGACCAGCCGGGAATTGACCTCGATGGCCTGCCGCGCGACGAGCCGCATGCGGCGCATGATGGCGTTGACCGCGAAGATCAGCGGCGGCCCGATCAGCACGGCGATGATCGACAGCACCGGATCGAGCGTGATCATCGCGCCGACGAGGGCGATGAGCATCACCGCGTCGCTGGCGATGGCGCGCAGCGTCATCGACAACAGGTCGCGGATGCCCAGCACGTTGGCGTTGATCTGGGCGGCGAGCCGGCCGGAGCGCTCGCCGCCGTAGAAATCGAGCCCGAGCCGCATCAGGTGGTCGAAGATGCGCTTCTGGTAGCGGGCGACGAGATTGTTGCCGATGCGCGCCAGCAGAACCGACTGCCCGTAGGAGGCGAGGCCCCGCACGGTGAACACGCCGATGACGGCGATGCTGATCAACGGCACGAGGTCGAACCTCTGGTCGTAGAATACCTGGTCGATCAGCGGCGGCATCACCCACGGGATGGCGGCGGTGGCGGCGGCGACGGCGATCAGGCACGCGATGGCGAGGGCGTAGATGCTGACATATTCGCGCGCGTTCTCGGCGATCACGCGCTTGAGCACCGGCCAGACCTCACCCTGCGCCGGTTTGCGCTGCTTTTTCCTGTGCGCGGTCAAGTGTGTCGTTCTTTCCTGCATGCGCCGGTCAGGGAAGGGCTATGCCCTGTCGCGGCGCGTTGCGCAATCGCGAAATCGCGCTGCGGCGCCCGGCCTCACCCTCTGGCTTGCCCCTAGACCCGTCCCCAGCGGCGGCCGTCGAGCTCGATGCCGAAGCGCGCCGGCGTGCGCGCATAGGCGGCGAGGCCGGCGAGCGCGGCGAGCGGATGGGTGACGACATGGACCGGCATCGCCCGCAGAAGGGCGCTGTGCGGGGCCTTGTCGTCGAAGGCGGCGCGGAAGCGGCCGTTCTTCAGCGCCGGCACGATCTTCTGCACGATGCCGCCGGTGAGATAGACCCCGCCCCGGGCCATGAAGACGAGCGCGAGGTCGCCGGCGAGGCGGCCGAGGCAGGTGACGAACATGTCGAGCGCCTCGACGGCCTCTGCGTCCTCGCCGGAAAGGGCGG
The window above is part of the Aquamicrobium sp. genome. Proteins encoded here:
- a CDS encoding ABC transporter ATP-binding protein, which translates into the protein MQERTTHLTAHRKKQRKPAQGEVWPVLKRVIAENAREYVSIYALAIACLIAVAAATAAIPWVMPPLIDQVFYDQRFDLVPLISIAVIGVFTVRGLASYGQSVLLARIGNNLVARYQKRIFDHLMRLGLDFYGGERSGRLAAQINANVLGIRDLLSMTLRAIASDAVMLIALVGAMITLDPVLSIIAVLIGPPLIFAVNAIMRRMRLVARQAIEVNSRLVGAMQEATQGIAVVKAFTMEEQLSAKMSGLIAEAESRANKIARVSERVTPISEILAGFAVAGVIAYAAWRVTSDGTPPGSVFGFITALLLAYDPARRLARVQVSLERSLVNARMIYELLDSPAGEVDAGDAARLEVAGGEVRFDDVFFSYVPGLPVLNGVSFAAAAGRTTALVGSSGAGKSTLLSLLERFHAPSSGAIRIDGQDIQTVSRASLRGAIAYVSQHPYLFEGTVRDNIRYGRPDASDAEVEEAARLAHADHFIRDLPRGYDTPMGENGATLSGGQRQRLSIARAIVRNAPILLLDEATSALDAESEAAVRAALDEAMKGRTTIVIAHRLSTIVDADHIVVLEAGQVVEEGPHARLLAEPNGVYARFYRTQGRSPSRAASTDAEGAA